ACCAAAGATGTCAGCACTGTCTGTTTCATGTGAATATATCATGCACATAAAAACTTAAATGTGGAGATGAAGTTTTTAAGTGCTAACCTTCAGGTCAACCTGCCATTCACTCCTCAAACATCCTACATGGTATTCTTTCTCGCACTGAACAGCACAGAAAAAAGATGGAAGAAAAATGTGTCTTAATATCAGGATCATAAGTTGAATTTAAGCAGTAACGATCAAGATGCAATTTCTAGAAATGCAGAAGGCATACTTGATCGCAGAGTATCACAGTGCGCTCATCAAATACTGAATTGTTAAAATCCTTTTTCCTGCACCAAGAAGATTTGCCGGAAAGATTATTACAAGAATACAAAGTAGTCAAAAAATAAGGAAAGAAAGTGACAGCATAGCTAGCAACATTTTAGGACAAATAGTACTCACTTGCATAAGGCGCATCCACCAAGGTCATCACAGATTGGGACGATTCTAATAGCCCTCTTCAAAATCTGCTCAATAGAATCGACTCCGGCCTGCCTCCCAGCAGCCTTGGCATTCTTATTTGCTGCTAAAGCCTTTTCTTTCTGAACGAGGATGGTGCAGTTATCACAAAACCACTCCTCCGAGGGAAATCCAGGCAGCCCAACGCAAGCTACAGATTGTAAGTAAGCAGATCCATATTAGATTGGTTGAGGTGATCATTTACGAGAGAATAACTGAAAAATACCACTCTTAGCGCATTATTGACCGTTACTTTTAGGAAGATGGAAGGCTCTACCTGGGTGAAATGACCTTGGACACATTTTGCAAGGGAAAATATCCCCTCCTAGACCACATTCTCTGCACAGATCATCAGTTTCACGTTCCGACAATTGCATGTCTTTTGATATTCTCATCGACAGCTCATGCAGGGATACCCCATTTGACGTATAGATGTTGTCATACCTGATAGCAATGTGATAAATAAGAGCAAGCAGACAAGTGCAGGTTGTTATAAGCTAAAAAGAGGATGCAGCCGACTTACGGTTTGCGTCTTGATCCCTCGCCCGCATGAGCTTCGAACGCCGAGGGGCTGACCTGGATATTCCTCATAAAAGGTCAATTCACAGGGGAAAAAATGGATACGCAGTAAAAAATAGCTTTGACGAGAAAGGGGCCGCACCACTTTGTTGCAATGGTTACAGTAGATTCTTTGATCCTTGATGTATCCATCGATTATTTTCTACACAGTGCAAGTGCAAATTATCAACAACAAAAAAAAACACAGGGTGTGGTTAAATAAGGAAATAATAGATCTTGCTCCAAACCTGCCCATCAACATAGTAGGTTACTTCAGTACCGTCAAGCAAAACCTTGAATACCAGTTTGTGTAGCCCCGTATCCCTGAAAATATGCCAAGCAGGGACCAGTGAGTTAAGTGCTCAATAGTGAGAAACTAAAAGGGAGAACTAACAGAACTAGAAGTACCGACTTTGTTGTTACTTTTCCAGTACTCGCGCCTTTGCTTGCCGACATCCTCTTCAACAAAGATTCCTTGGAACTTGGAGTCAGACTATTGGCACCCCAAAACAGAACATGGAAAGGAATGTCATTTGTAAATAAAACATAAGTTCCAAACTAGAAGTCAACAGTATTGTCAGATAGCGATACAGACAACTTATTTTCTTATAACAAAAGGGTGTAAAGTAATAGCTCTTGAACAAATTTTGCAGCCATTAAATTTTATTTCCTTATGATAGAACAGTGTAAATAATAGCTCTTGGCCTCTAGTTAATTAGACATAAGAGCACATCTAGCACATTATTATGCTTATTAAATTGCACACCTGGAACTGCTCTTGCTGTATGCCAACGGGGAAGTAGGATCTTGAGGTTGGTTCGACTCTGGGCAACACTGATGGCACAGAAACTGTTCTTCCGTTTGTGAAGGTAGCTCACCTGCAACATTAGGAGACATAAGCAAAGGCACCAAAGGAAACTACTACAACTCCCTGAATTACATAAGCATGAAAGTCTCACCGTTGCAGTTCAGACAATTCGTGCGGGTCCTTGTAAGCATGGGATCAATGCAGGACTGGATTGTTTTATCTAGAGAATCCAAAGGAGAACTTTCACAGGCACGCAGCACATCCCGCAAACTATTACCATTTGCTAAGTAGATGTACTCTGCAGGGTGTTTTTTGCTGCTTCCAGCATGTAGTTCAAAGAAATATGTAGTAATAGCCTGTAAAATTCAGAAGGAGAGCAACATTACGTAAACATTTTTGTGTCCTGCAACGGCTTACAGATACGGTAGTTAGCACTAACCTATTTTTCCTTTTGAAGGGAAGGAGTACTAACCTTGGAGCCATCACACCTAACACAAAAGCAACGTATATTGCAACCTGCAATCACACCTTTCAGCACAGGCTTCTGCAACTTGCAAACAACATTGATATTAATTGTACTGCATTAAAATTTCATGCTCTAAAAAAGAGAGATAATATTTATATATTACACAAGGCATCTTGAGCAGCAAGATGTGGGGTTCATTGCTACTTCATCACAATATAACATGGCATAGCTACAAGTGTTGCATTGAAAACTGAGGCAAATAGGATGAGACTGTTGGTCCCCAACAAGTTATCACACATTTGATTGTAACTAGTACCTGGAAGTTCTCAAATAACAGAAAGTGTCATCAAAGCTACTGGCATTCCGTCACAGATGGATTCACTATTGTCAAGGTTTAGCAAACTTAACACGGCAAAAGCAAACACATGTATGTATTAACTGAACAGAAAAACTCCCTGAATACTGATTACACGGCTAACCTAATATATCATTAAGCTTAACAAAATACTGGTGCGGTGATAGGCTCGTGCAATCCTCAAATGGAGTAAAGTGGTGCTGACAGACAAGAAACTGTTGATAAAACTTATGACTGATTGTCCCATACCTTGCTATTAGGGATGATGTACATAACCGGCATTCCCTCGAGCAGTCCTGTGCTGAGCAAATCTCTGGTGTTGCCTGGGTGCTTTGAGAGGCAGGCAACTTTCTTGGACATCTTCATCTCCATCTTGGTCACCGATGGAGGGGTCTCTGGTGTGCTTTCAACGGGCTCTTCAGGCACAACCGGGCTGCTGGCAGGAGGCGCCTCCACCTTTGACTTGAGCAGTGACCTTGTGAACCTCCTCCCTGGTGTTGCAGACAAATCAAGCGAGGCATCTCCTATAATTTCACTGGCTGCGGTCTCTCTGTCCAGTCCAAGCAGCGACCGTGTGAAGCGTCTTTTAGGCTTGATGGTCTTGGCACTGGAAACTGGTGTGGCGGCATCCTCAGCATCCATGGCAGTGGAAGCAGGcatggtggcatcctcggcggccaTAGGAGTATCAGCCAACACACTGTCCAGTACACTGTGTCCACTTGATCCAGCAGTGAACTCAAGCAAAGCCAAAGGTGCGTCCAATTCCATGCTAGCACCCTCTTCAGCGTCTGGCATTGCATGTGCGGCA
The Triticum urartu cultivar G1812 unplaced genomic scaffold, Tu2.1 TuUngrouped_contig_4444, whole genome shotgun sequence genome window above contains:
- the LOC125527832 gene encoding uncharacterized protein LOC125527832, whose amino-acid sequence is MMPEVSHNAAEAPSLAAEAQPVANQDAAAEASPKASHSDDIVMVDAEAQLNAQGDADLMGPCAFPAPMEKKKKEEEGDGSNAAVPPQHQMDAHPAPVTEAESAGEAATQDTGVEPSTAAAHAMPDAEEGASMELDAPLALLEFTAGSSGHSVLDSVLADTPMAAEDATMPASTAMDAEDAATPVSSAKTIKPKRRFTRSLLGLDRETAASEIIGDASLDLSATPGRRFTRSLLKSKVEAPPASSPVVPEEPVESTPETPPSVTKMEMKMSKKVACLSKHPGNTRDLLSTGLLEGMPVMYIIPNSKKPVLKGVIAGCNIRCFCVRCDGSKAITTYFFELHAGSSKKHPAEYIYLANGNSLRDVLRACESSPLDSLDKTIQSCIDPMLTRTRTNCLNCNGELPSQTEEQFLCHQCCPESNQPQDPTSPLAYSKSSSSLTPSSKESLLKRMSASKGASTGKVTTKDTGLHKLVFKVLLDGTEVTYYVDGQKIIDGYIKDQRIYCNHCNKVVSPSAFEAHAGEGSRRKPYDNIYTSNGVSLHELSMRISKDMQLSERETDDLCRECGLGGDIFPCKMCPRSFHPACVGLPGFPSEEWFCDNCTILVQKEKALAANKNAKAAGRQAGVDSIEQILKRAIRIVPICDDLGGCALCKKKDFNNSVFDERTVILCDQCEKEYHVGCLRSEWQVDLKELPEGEWFCCDSCSEIRSSLDKMISEGAQPLSESDLDIIRKKHESKGLIMDTDTEIRWQLVAGRSATEDGNSLLSSAVPVIHQSFDPIIEAHTGRDLIPEMVHGRRPKEGMPGQDYSGMYCAVLTVGSTVVSAALLRVMGGDVAELPLVATSMDLQGLGYFQVLFSCIERLLVSLKVKHFMLPAAHEAEAIWMKKFGFSKIPQDQMEAYLNGGHLTVFHGTLNLYKAVPLPES